In the genome of Prosthecobacter dejongeii, the window ATGAAGCCCTCACGCACGCAGGTGCGGCCAATGACTGCAAGGTGGACATCGTCCGCGTGGACGCAGAAGCCATCGAGAAAGCCGGTCCAGATATCTACCTCAATGGCCTTCAGGGCATTCTCATTCCTGGTGGATTTGGTGATCGCGGAACTGAGGGTAAAATCGCCGCCACAGGTTACGCTCGTCGCGTAGGCATCCCTTTCTTCGGCATTTGCCTTGGCATGCAAATCGCCGTCATCGAATACGCTCGCAATGTCTGTGGCTTGAAAGATGCCAACAGCACCGAGTTCGATAAAGGTACGGCCGCTCCCGTCATCAGCATGATGGAAGAGCAGAAAAAGGTGAAGCAGCTCGGCGGGACCATGCGTCTGGGTAGCTGGGTCACCCAGCTCACTCCCGGCTCGAAAGTGCATGAGCTTTATCAGGAAGATGTCATCAGCGAACGCCACCGCCATCGCTACGAGGTCAATGACGACTACAAGGAACAGCTTGAGACCAACGGCCTCGTCATCAGCGGCGTCTCCCAGAAGGGCGAGCTAGCTGAGACCATCGAGCTGCCCGGCCACCCGTTCTTTGTAGCCTGCCAGTTCCACCCCGAATTCAGCAGCAAGCCGAATGATCCGCACCCGATCTTCAATGGCTTCATCAAGGCTGCCCTCCTGCATCACAGCACACCGGAGCCTCTTTGCTGAGAAGCTCAGACCTCAAAGGCCATCACGCATGACGTGATGGCCTTTTTGTTTGGCCAATAACTGTACTTTTGGTTAGCCAGTCTCCTGGCAGAGCCAGAAGGAGTAAGCAGAAATACCCCAAATTTAAGCCCGACGAGCTGCCACGATCACCTCATCAGCCACACCTTGCAGCATGTCTGTCCAGAGCTTCTCACGGCTTGCCAATTTATCTGGAGACCAGCGATTTCCAATGCTGGTGGCATCCAGTAGCACGACCAGATCAGCCTCACGATGCTGAGTGATGAGGACCTGCTTCACATCTTGGACGAAACGACTTTGCACTTCCTGCTCGGGCGTAGTGGCCAAATTGAAAATCACCACCGCTTTGCTCCCACTGGGTTTCCAGGAAGCCACAAAATCATCTTCATCCCCCAAAGGGATGTGGATCATGTCAGGCTCAATCATGGCGCCAAAACGTTCCCGTACCCCGCGAGCCCAGACTTCGCGATGCATGGGCGTAGCATCCGTGGCGTGGATCAGCACATGGATCACCTCTTGCCCACCTTCGACTGCACGCAGGGTTCTCTTCAGGTAAGAGCGCCAGCCAAGGCTGCGCACGCGCTTTTGCAGCACGCTATGAGCACGCCAGACGGCGAGGCCAGCGAGGCCTAAACGCGGCAGGATGATCATGAGAAACAGAGTGCCTGCATACAGATGAATCCAGGGCCGCGCCACTGCAGGAGCCTGGGCCACCCCACCCGTGCGATGCATCGCCGACAGCTGATCTAAGGGCAGATTCAAATTTAAAACTGAAGACGCAGGGCCAAAAAGCGCGCCAAAGAACTCTTGAGCCCCTGATTCTAAAAGGAGAGTGCTTTCCCAAACTGCACGGTATTCCTGAGCCCAGCCGCGGGCATACAGCCCAGTGATGCTTCCTAGTGCGAGTAGCGCCGCGGCCACGTGCATCCACGCACGCAGGCGACGCTGCAGACGCTCCAGCGCAGGCGCATTGGCCAGGAGACCAAAACGTTGATCCACGGTCAGTCCCGTGAGGGTTTCGCCTTCTACAGCACTGTCATGCCCCACGGGGGAGACCACTCGCGCCAGCCATTCCAGCCAGGCGCTGCCCCGGCTAGCACTCGGCGCAGGCCAAAGCTCCCACACTAAAGACACGCCCATGATGATGGCATTCCAGAGCAACAATCCCACCAAAGGCAGCGCCAAGAGATTGAACTCCGCGGCTTGCCCCAAGCCCGAAAGAAAGTAACCGATCACCAGAGCAATACCCCACCCTCCTAGAGCCCAGGACCAACGCCCTTGGACGGTCACGAGTCGCTCCATCACCCTCACCAAAGAGCCACTCCAGCCAACAACTTCGCGCTCCAACCACTGAGCTCGTTTATGCAAAAAAGTGATCTCGCGGGAGTTAATCGGTTCTCCCTTAATCTCATCGGCCGTCAGTCCACCCCGAGTCCGGGCCGTAGCCTCCCGGCGCCTTTCTTCAGAAAGGATGGCCCCGTCGGCATCGCCTTCTTCAAGGGCCCGCCAGCGTAGGATGCTCTGCCAGTCATTCCAGTCCATGCACGTTCACTTCAGCCATGTTTCAGTCTTACATCTTTGATGCCAGAGTTTTTCAGCGTCTCCTTCAGCCGTTTTAAGATGCGCGGGCGCTCCATCATCAGCGCATGATGGACGGTGGGCTGTAAAACGCGCACCATCAGCACCCCACGCTGAATCGAGTCTGGACGTGAATGCTGGTAAAGAAAGTCGCCCACGATCTCTTTCCAAGCTCCCAGCACTTCCTCCAGCTTCATCCGCTCACCGATTCCTGCTTGCGAAACGATCGGCCCGATGAGGTCGGCCACAGACTTGAGCGGTAAGTCTATGATCGGACCTCCATCCATCCCACGCCACGCCGAGATGAGGGCGTGCCTGCGGCGCTGGGAAGCGGTGGGGAGGCGATTGGACATACCCCTAAAGATGTGTGGGAGTGCTAGGAAATGCGAGTGAGAAATGCATGCTCGGCAATGTTTCATAGGGCCCCACAATCCCACATCCAGCGCCGCATCGAGGCCCGATTAGCTAAATCATTCAACCCTATGTTCAGACTCAAAGCTCCCGTCTTCCTTTTCGTCAACATGCCGAGCAAGCATCCAAAACGTCCAATTTCTCATAGAAGTGCCTTTTTTGACCTCAGCGAAGCCCACCCTCCCTACTTGCCAAGTCGCGCATCCTCTCCAAAGTAATTAGCCCGACCGCCACGCCCCTTTGTGACGCGGCGGTCTTTCTGTCATTCCCTTTCTGTTATGTTCGAGTGGATCATCAAAAAAATCATCGGCACCAAAAACCAGCGCACTGTGAAGCGCTTGCAACCGGTTGTGGCCGAGATCAACCGCATCGAAGCCCAGCTTCAAAACGAATCCGATGAGGTTTTGCGTGAGCGTTGCGCCAAGTGGAAAGCCCAGTTCCGTGCCTTTCATACGCCTCATTTCTTGGGGGGGGTTTCATTGCGTATTGCCGATGAAGAAACCGTCGAAGCTTGCCTGCGTCATGTGGAAGGTTACTTCACCGCACTGAAGCCCCACTTCCCTTCTCTGGATGGCAGCTACCTCGCCGAGAGCGCTTGGAGCGGTGCTTCTATTGAAGATAAAAAAGCCCGTATTGATAAGGCGCGTGATGCCTGGAATGAGATCCAGCCGAAGTTTGCGAACATCATTTCAAAGATCCTCAATGACATCCTTCCGGAAGTCTATGCAGTGGTGAAGAATGCCGCCCGCCGCCTTGTCGGTCAGGAGCACATCGTCTGTGACACGCCGCTGAAGTGGAACATGGTTCACTTTGATGTCCAGCTCATTGGCGGCATTGCCCTGCATCGCGGGATGATTGCCGAAATGGCCACCGGTGAGGGCAAGACCCTTGTGGGCACCCTGCCAGTCGCACTGAATGCACTCACGGGCCGTGGTGTGCACGTCATCACCGTCAATGATTACCTCGCCCGCCGTGACTCGGAGTGGATGGGTTATCTCTACAAGTTCCTAGGCCTTACTGTGGGCTGCATCCAGAATGACCAGCCGAGCCACATCCGCCGCGACCAGTATCAGTGTGACATCACCTACGGGGTAAACAGCGAGTTCGGCTTCGACTACCTGCGTGACAACGGCATGGCCTCCAGCAAGGAGCAGCAGGTGCAGCGCGGCCACTACTTCGCCATCGTGGATGAGGTGGACTCCGTGCTCATTGATGAAGCACGCACACCTCTCATCATCAGCGGTCCTGTGGCTGGAGCGGAAAGCACGCACCAGTATGAGCGCTACAAACCGCTGGTCGAACAGTTGGTTAGACGCCAGAATACACTTTGCAACAGCCTAGTTACTGAGGCTAAAGAAGACGCCAAAAAAGGCGAGCTGGATGTGGCAGGGCGGAAGCTATACCAGTGCCGTCTGGGCCAGCCGAAAAACCGCGCGCTGATGCGCTGCATGGAAGATCCTGAGCTGCGCCGCGCCCTGGAAAAGGCTGAGCTGAAGATGTATGAGGATACCCAGAAGAAGGACCTCTTTGAACTCAAAGAAGGTCTCTACTTCTCCATCGAAGAAAAGAGTCATGACGCTGACCTCAGCGAAAAAGGCCGCAACTTCCTCAGCCCTGACGAGCCGGACGCCTTTGTGCTGCCTGATCTAGCCACCCTGTATTCTGAAATTGATGGTGATGCCTCCCTAACGGAAGCCCAGAAAATCCAGAAAAAGAATGAACTGCAGGACCGTCTTTCCCACCAGGGTCAGCGCATCCACCAGATCAGCCAGCTCCTTCGGGCCTATTGTCTCTATGAGAAGGACGTGGAATACGTCGTCGAAGAGAACAAAGTCGTCATCGTGGATGAGCAGACGGGCCGCAAGATGGCGGGCCGCCGCTGGAGCGATGGCCTCCATCAGGCTGTGGAAGCCAAGGAAGGTGTGCAGATTGATGCCGAGACTCAGACCCTGGCCACCATCACGATTCAGAACTACTTCCGCCTTTATGAAAAGCTGGGCGGCATGACCGGTACTGCTGAAACGGACGCATCCGAATTCCATGACATCTATGGCCTGGACGTGCTGACGATCCCGACCAACCGAATCGTGAAGCGCCTGGATCAGAACGACAGCATCTACAAGACGCGTCGTGAGAAGTACAATGCGGTGATCGAAATGATCCGCGAACGCCATGCCAAGGGCCAGCCTCTCCTGGTGGGCACCGCCAGTGTGGAAGCTTCTGAAACTGTCAGCCGCATGCTGAAGCTGCAGAAGATTCCTCATGCGGTCTTGAATGCGAAGTATCACCGTCAGGAGGCCGAAATCGTCGCCCGTGCCGGTCAAAAAGGTTCCGTAACCATCTCCACCAACATGGCGGGTCGTGGCACCGATATTAAGTTGGGCGAAGGTGTGTCTGAACTGGGCGGCCTGATGGTGCTGGCCACGGAGCGTCACGAATCCCGCCGGGTGGATCGCCAGCTTCGCGGTCGCTGCGCACGTCAAGGTGACCCTGGTGAGAGCAAGTTTTTCCTCAGCTTTGAGGATGAACTGATGCGCAACTTCGGCGCGGCTGACCGCATGACCAAGATCATGGAACGCTTTGGCATGGCTGAAGGTGAAGAGCTTCAGCATCCTTGGTTAAACCGCTCCGTCGAAACCGCCCAGAAACGCGTGGAACAGCGTAACTACACCTGGCGCAAGCGCGTGCTGGAATACGATGATGTGATGAACCAGCAGCGCGAAGTCATCTATGAATGGCGCAACGATGTGCTGGACAGCAATGACCCACGCCTGCTCATCAATGAAGCCGTTGAAAAAGGTCTCAAAGAACGTCTGGAAGAATTCCTGCCAAAAGAACGCGGCAGCGACATGGAGCCAGACTATGAGAACCTGCTCCAGTGGGTGAATACCACCTTCCCGATCGGTCTGCGCGACTTTGATGACGAGTTCAAAGCTCTCGATTTCGAAGCTCAATATGTTTGGCTGAAGGACAAAATCTTCGGTGCCTACGATCTCAAAGTTAGCGGTGCCAACCCACAAGCTCTGCAAGAGATCGAGAAGATGATTCTGCTCAATGCCATCGACCGTCTCTGGCAGGAACATCTGTATGCATTGGACGCTCTCAAGGAAGGTATCAGTCTGCGCAGTTATGGGCAGAAGGATCCGCTCATTGAATTCAAGCAAGAAGCCTTCACCATTTTCGCTGAATTGATGCGCAACATCAATGGTGAGGTCCTGGGAAATCTCTTCCGCAGCACTCAGCAGTTAGCTGCCTTTGAGCAATTTCTGGCCCAGATCGCCATGATGCAGCAGCAGCAAGGCAATGGCATCCAGATTCAAGATGGAAACCTTGTCCTTCAACCTCAGGCACGCCCCGCACCAGAACCTGAACCCGAAAAGCCAAAGCCCCATAACCCCAGTTCTGATGGGCCTAAGCTGATCCTGCCTGGCATGGTCCCGCAAAAGAAGCCCCTTTCTAACGCAGGTCGCAATGACTCCTGCCCCTGTGGCAGTGGCAAAAAGTTCAAAAACTGCTGCGGACGACTGGCGTAATCTCTTCACGCCACCCGTTCCCTCAATCTCTCACCATGAACGAAGAAACCCTACAGTCCGCCCTATCCAATCCGCAAAACCTTGGCGAGATGCCCGATGCGGATGCGGTAGGGACTGTCGGTTCCCCCGACTGTGGAGACATGGTGCGCATGTGGCTGAAGTACAAGGAAAAGGACGGCAAGAAAGTGATTGATAAGGCTAGCTTCCAAAGCTTCGGCTGCCAGACGGCCATCGCCGTAGCCAGTCTGGCCACGGAATTGATCCGTGGGAAAACCAAGGAAGAAGCTCTGCAAATGAGCGCCGCAGAACTCAGTGCGCCCCTCGGGGCTCTGCCGCCTATGAAGATTCATTGTGGTCAAATGGTGGAAGGGGCTCTGAAAGCTGCGCTCGAAGCAGACTCAGTTACAGCACCCGCACCCGTGAGCACGCCTGTGAATTTCGGAAGCCCTACCCTAATGGATAGTTTGGCTGCGGCTGGGAAGAGTGCGGGGAAGATCAAGATCGTGCTGCAAGAGTAGCAGCTTCGTTCTCTGAAACCACGCTGCCACACCTCATAGCCCTGATAGGACATGCACTTTGCAAAGGGCATTGTGATTGATGTTTCGCAGAACGCATTCTTCAAAACTGATTTGAAACTGCAGCTCCGTCTTCAAGATAGGTGTCCGAAAAGCGGCGTCGGGATTGGCCGATTGGTGCCCGCCACATGCGGGACTTGGCTGTTATCATCAAGATAGCAGCCTGTGCTCTTGCTTTGGCACTCATCCCACTTCACCCGCCTTTTCAATCGGCTCCTCTTTTTGGAAGCCGGTCCAACGCCAAATAAACAGAGTCGGGAGTGAAACTAAAGACGGGGCACGGTTTGTGCATGGCGAGGTGAGTCTGCTTCTGACCTCATCTCCTCCCATGAAACCTTTACTTTACCTCCTGACAGCTTGTTTGCTGCCCGTCGCCGCACAGGCTCAAGACATTGATCCAAATCGCTATGGAACTCTGACTTTCTACTTCGAAAATGATTTGTTCGGTAACACCGATGCGAATTACACCAATGGAGCGCGCATCGGCTGGAGTTCCCCCAATCTTAAAAAGTTTGGCGATGATCCCACATTAGGACAGATGGCAGGCTATTTTGATGGTTTTGGCACGGATACCTATGAGCGAAATGTCGCCATTACCCTGGGACAGAGCATGTTTACGCCGATGGATACGGATGCCAGGGATCTGGTCAAAGATCAGCGCCCCTACGCAGGCTGGTTGTATGTCGGTATGGGATTGATCTGGAAAAACGAACGCGTTAAAAATTCTCTCGTTTTTAACGTAGGCGTCGTCGGGCCTTGGTCCTACGCTGAGGAAACTCAGCGCCTTGTTCACGAAGCGCGAGACATTGATTATCCTCAGGGATGGGACAATCAGTTAGGCAACGAAATCGGGGTTAACATCTCTTATGAACGCATGTGGCGCATTCGTGACCGCCGTGACAACCACGGCTTCGACTGGGATATCCTGCCTTATGCGGGTGCTACTTTAGGCAATGTCATGACTCACGCGACCGTCGGCACCGAAGTTCGTTTTGGTTACAACCTTCCCGATGACTTTGGCACCGGAGCGATCACTGAAGCGGCGACCACACCGACAGCCCTAGAAAATCCCTACACCTCCAAATCGTGGGCCAATCGCCTAGGTTTTCACTTTTTCATCCGTGGTGAAGGCCGTGCTGTAGCACGCAATATCTTCCTGGATGGCAACACCTTCCGTGACAGCCATTCTGTGGATAAATACCCTCTGGTCGCTGACCTCTCCGCAGGCTTTGCGGTGAATTGGAAAAACACCAAACTCAGCTACGCCTACATTTATCGTACCCGCGAATATCGCGGTCAGGATGAAGGGCAGATTTTTGGATCTATCACGCTGAGCTTCAATTTCTAAGGCTACCTCTAGCTCTAGATTTTAAAGAAGGATGGACCGCGAGGTTCATCCTTCTTTCGTTTCAGGCGTCAGCACCTCAGTCATCGTGTTGGGTTTTAGCACTACTTTTCCCGCATCTGCGACCATGACTGAAACGAGCCCTGCTAACCAAGCTGCGAGCAGACCACTGAACGGCTCAAATAAAATGCCCATCCAGGCCAGCGTCACCGTCAGGCTCAAGGTTAAATAGGTCAGCCCACATAGGAAGGTAAACTTTTGCCATAAAGCCCGCATTTCTAGACCCGCCCAGGCACTGATGAAAGCAAACAGGGTGTAATAACCATACTGCAAAATGAGGCTCGTTTTCACTCCTCCTTCGGGTAACACCAAAAGACGTGGCAGCTGCTTTTCCAACCATAAGGCCAATTCAGGAAACAGACCGAACTGATAGAGAGCCAAAATTGGCACACAGACCAGGATGCCGATGAACATGAGGGTGACTCGATTGCGATCCATAAAATTAAATATCGGTAGCTTCAGACTGGCGATAGGACTCGACTACGAGATCGCTCAGAAATTTGTCCGGGTGCTCCACTGATTCGCGCTGGATGTGAAAGGCCTTCTGCCCCGTGCTACGCGAAACGAGTTGGAGACCGAAGGGATAGTCTTTAAACAAACGTAGGCAAAGATCATCCACCGCGCAGCCCTCACGCTCAGCCCGCTGGACCAAAGCACGCACGGCCCCTGCATCAAAGACCAACTCCAATCCGTGCGAGGAGGCAAACTGAGCTGCAAAACGGTGGACGATCTCCGCCCGCACATCCGTGCTGAAGCTCTGCGCATCTATACGGCAGCGTTCCAGAGCATTGAGCGGATCCGCCACCAAAGGGCCATCCACGATCAAATCGGGTAGCCCCAGGCTGGGCAGTTCAAACTTAAAATCACGCAGGACTTTTTCCCACGCAGTCACCAAACCACGCGCTCCTGTTTTTTCATCCGCCGCACGCTCTGCCACTGCCCGCAGTGCATCATCTTCAAAGACGGTGCGAACACCGTAAGCATGAAACTCCCGCTCGTATTGACGAATGAGACTGCCCTCACTGTTCTTCATGATCTGGAAGAGATCATCTGCCTTCAGCGAATCACAAAAAACACGAACAGGCAGACGCCCGATGAACTCAGCCTCAAAACCATAATCGATGAAGTCCTTCGTACGCGCTTCCCTCAATAGCTCCTCTGCCTGCGGTTTCTCTGCCATCATCGCCCCAAAACCGATGGCAGATTTAGTCTGCCGCTTTTCGATGATTTTTTCCAGTCCTGAAAAGGCACCGCTTACAATGAAGAGGATATTGCGGGTATTCACCACCTCACGGCCCGTGCGCCCTTTGCGAGTATCAAACATCATCTGCATCTGGCTGCGCATATCGTTAGGCGCATAGAGAGCTACCTCAGTCTCTTCCATGAGCTTGAGCAGAGCCGTCTGCACACCACGCCCGCTCACATCCCGGCCGATTCGGCCCTCCCCCCCAGTGGCCAGTTTATCAATTTCATCCAGGTAAATGATGCCGTGCTGCGCCAGTTCCACATTGCCATTGGCTTTCGCAACGAGGTCGCGCACCAGATCATCCACGTCAGCCCCTACATAACCCGTTTCGCTAAACTTCGTCGCATCCGCTTTCACAAACGGCACACCGATCAGGTCCGCGATGTGTTTCACGAGGTAG includes:
- a CDS encoding DUF2868 domain-containing protein: MDWNDWQSILRWRALEEGDADGAILSEERRREATARTRGGLTADEIKGEPINSREITFLHKRAQWLEREVVGWSGSLVRVMERLVTVQGRWSWALGGWGIALVIGYFLSGLGQAAEFNLLALPLVGLLLWNAIIMGVSLVWELWPAPSASRGSAWLEWLARVVSPVGHDSAVEGETLTGLTVDQRFGLLANAPALERLQRRLRAWMHVAAALLALGSITGLYARGWAQEYRAVWESTLLLESGAQEFFGALFGPASSVLNLNLPLDQLSAMHRTGGVAQAPAVARPWIHLYAGTLFLMIILPRLGLAGLAVWRAHSVLQKRVRSLGWRSYLKRTLRAVEGGQEVIHVLIHATDATPMHREVWARGVRERFGAMIEPDMIHIPLGDEDDFVASWKPSGSKAVVIFNLATTPEQEVQSRFVQDVKQVLITQHREADLVVLLDATSIGNRWSPDKLASREKLWTDMLQGVADEVIVAARRA
- a CDS encoding DUF721 domain-containing protein, giving the protein MSNRLPTASQRRRHALISAWRGMDGGPIIDLPLKSVADLIGPIVSQAGIGERMKLEEVLGAWKEIVGDFLYQHSRPDSIQRGVLMVRVLQPTVHHALMMERPRILKRLKETLKNSGIKDVRLKHG
- the secA gene encoding preprotein translocase subunit SecA, whose translation is MFEWIIKKIIGTKNQRTVKRLQPVVAEINRIEAQLQNESDEVLRERCAKWKAQFRAFHTPHFLGGVSLRIADEETVEACLRHVEGYFTALKPHFPSLDGSYLAESAWSGASIEDKKARIDKARDAWNEIQPKFANIISKILNDILPEVYAVVKNAARRLVGQEHIVCDTPLKWNMVHFDVQLIGGIALHRGMIAEMATGEGKTLVGTLPVALNALTGRGVHVITVNDYLARRDSEWMGYLYKFLGLTVGCIQNDQPSHIRRDQYQCDITYGVNSEFGFDYLRDNGMASSKEQQVQRGHYFAIVDEVDSVLIDEARTPLIISGPVAGAESTHQYERYKPLVEQLVRRQNTLCNSLVTEAKEDAKKGELDVAGRKLYQCRLGQPKNRALMRCMEDPELRRALEKAELKMYEDTQKKDLFELKEGLYFSIEEKSHDADLSEKGRNFLSPDEPDAFVLPDLATLYSEIDGDASLTEAQKIQKKNELQDRLSHQGQRIHQISQLLRAYCLYEKDVEYVVEENKVVIVDEQTGRKMAGRRWSDGLHQAVEAKEGVQIDAETQTLATITIQNYFRLYEKLGGMTGTAETDASEFHDIYGLDVLTIPTNRIVKRLDQNDSIYKTRREKYNAVIEMIRERHAKGQPLLVGTASVEASETVSRMLKLQKIPHAVLNAKYHRQEAEIVARAGQKGSVTISTNMAGRGTDIKLGEGVSELGGLMVLATERHESRRVDRQLRGRCARQGDPGESKFFLSFEDELMRNFGAADRMTKIMERFGMAEGEELQHPWLNRSVETAQKRVEQRNYTWRKRVLEYDDVMNQQREVIYEWRNDVLDSNDPRLLINEAVEKGLKERLEEFLPKERGSDMEPDYENLLQWVNTTFPIGLRDFDDEFKALDFEAQYVWLKDKIFGAYDLKVSGANPQALQEIEKMILLNAIDRLWQEHLYALDALKEGISLRSYGQKDPLIEFKQEAFTIFAELMRNINGEVLGNLFRSTQQLAAFEQFLAQIAMMQQQQGNGIQIQDGNLVLQPQARPAPEPEPEKPKPHNPSSDGPKLILPGMVPQKKPLSNAGRNDSCPCGSGKKFKNCCGRLA
- a CDS encoding iron-sulfur cluster assembly scaffold protein codes for the protein MNEETLQSALSNPQNLGEMPDADAVGTVGSPDCGDMVRMWLKYKEKDGKKVIDKASFQSFGCQTAIAVASLATELIRGKTKEEALQMSAAELSAPLGALPPMKIHCGQMVEGALKAALEADSVTAPAPVSTPVNFGSPTLMDSLAAAGKSAGKIKIVLQE
- a CDS encoding lipid A deacylase LpxR family protein — protein: MKPLLYLLTACLLPVAAQAQDIDPNRYGTLTFYFENDLFGNTDANYTNGARIGWSSPNLKKFGDDPTLGQMAGYFDGFGTDTYERNVAITLGQSMFTPMDTDARDLVKDQRPYAGWLYVGMGLIWKNERVKNSLVFNVGVVGPWSYAEETQRLVHEARDIDYPQGWDNQLGNEIGVNISYERMWRIRDRRDNHGFDWDILPYAGATLGNVMTHATVGTEVRFGYNLPDDFGTGAITEAATTPTALENPYTSKSWANRLGFHFFIRGEGRAVARNIFLDGNTFRDSHSVDKYPLVADLSAGFAVNWKNTKLSYAYIYRTREYRGQDEGQIFGSITLSFNF
- a CDS encoding AAA family ATPase; protein product: MSDTPQDPPNPSKPTPSPDEITRKLEDFIKNSLGGQVVFSRVEPSLRGGIPEEAAPEGPPVEEEPAATYDFQYKPADIKAYLDRFVIRQDEAKKVLSTAVCDHYNHARMLREHKKQKGAGQLEFTKQNVLITGPTGVGKTYLVKHIADLIGVPFVKADATKFSETGYVGADVDDLVRDLVAKANGNVELAQHGIIYLDEIDKLATGGEGRIGRDVSGRGVQTALLKLMEETEVALYAPNDMRSQMQMMFDTRKGRTGREVVNTRNILFIVSGAFSGLEKIIEKRQTKSAIGFGAMMAEKPQAEELLREARTKDFIDYGFEAEFIGRLPVRVFCDSLKADDLFQIMKNSEGSLIRQYEREFHAYGVRTVFEDDALRAVAERAADEKTGARGLVTAWEKVLRDFKFELPSLGLPDLIVDGPLVADPLNALERCRIDAQSFSTDVRAEIVHRFAAQFASSHGLELVFDAGAVRALVQRAEREGCAVDDLCLRLFKDYPFGLQLVSRSTGQKAFHIQRESVEHPDKFLSDLVVESYRQSEATDI